One genomic segment of Vulpes vulpes isolate BD-2025 chromosome 2, VulVul3, whole genome shotgun sequence includes these proteins:
- the CEL gene encoding bile salt-activated lipase: MGRLELVVLGLTCYWALASTAKLGAVYTEGGFVEGVNKKLSLFGDYVDIFKGIPFAAPPKALENPQRHPGWQGTLKAKDFKRRCLQATITQDNTYGEEDCLYLNIWVPQGKKEVSRDLPVMIWIYGGAFLMGAGHGANFLSNYLYDGEEIATRGNVIVVTFNYRVGPLGFLSTGDANLPGNYGLRDQHMAIAWVKRNIAAFGGDPNNITLFGESAGGASVSLQTLSPYNKGLIRRAISQSGVALCPWVIQRNPLFWAKRIAEKVGCPLDDTARMAKCLKVTDPRALTLAYKMPLAGMEYPMLHYLGFIPVVDGDFIPDEPINLYANTADIDYIAGTNNMDGHIFASIDMPAINKNKQEVTDEDFYKLVRGLTMIKGLRGANSTFDVYTKPWALDATQETKKKTVVDFETDILFLVPTETALARHRANAKSAKTYTYLFSHPSRMPIYPKWVGADHADDIQYVFGKPFATPLGYRPQDRTVSKAMIAYWTNFARTGDPNMGHSAVPIHWDPYTVESGNYLEITKKMDHNSLKQHLRTDYLRYWAVTYQALPTVTGDEAAPAPPSGDSDAAPAPPSGDSNAPPAPPSGDSDAAPAPPSGDSDAAPAPPSGDSDAAPAPPSGDSDAAPAPPSGDSDAAPAPPSEDSDAAPAPPSGDSNAAPAPPSGDSEGAQMPVVIGF, encoded by the exons CTGGGCGCAGTGTACACGGAAGGAGGCTTCGTGGAAGGCGTCAACAAGAAGCTCAGCCTCTTTGGTGACTATGTCGACATCTTCAAGGGCATCCCCTTCGCTGCCCCGCCCAAGGCCCTGGAGAACCCTCAGCGACACCCTGGCTGGCAAG GAACCCTGAAGGCCAAGGACTTCAAGAGGCGGTGCCTGCAGGCCACCATTACCCAGGACAACACCTACGGGGAGGAGGACTGCCTCTACCTCAACATCTGGGTCCCCCAGGGCAAGAAGGAAG tctcccggGACCTGCCCGTCATGATCTGGATCTATGGAGGCGCCTTTCTCATGGGGGCTGGCCACGGGGCCAACTTTCTCAGCAACTACCTGTATGATGGGGAGGAGATCGCCACGCGGGGCAACGTCATCGTGGTCACCTTCAACTACCGTGTTGGCCCCCTGGGCTTCCTCAGCACTGGGGACGCCAACCTGCCAG GTAACTATGGCCTTCGGGATCAGCACATGGCCATCGCTTGGGTGAAGAGGAACATCGCAGCCTTTGGTGGGGATCCCAACAACATCACTCTCTTTGGGGAATCAGCTGGAGGTGCCAGCGTTTCTCTGCAG ACCCTCTCTCCCTACAACAAGGGCCTCATCCGGAGAGCCATCAGCCAGAGTGGCGTGGCCCTGTGCCCCTGGGTCATCCAGAGGAACCCCCTCTTCTGGGCCAAAAGG ATTGCTGAGAAGGTGGGCTGCCCGTTGGATGACACCGCCAGGATGGCCAAGTGTCTGAAGGTTACTGACCCCCGTGCCCTGACGCTGGCCTATAAGATGCCCCTGGCAGGCATGGAGT ATCCCATGTTGCACTATCTGGGCTTTATCCCTGTCGTGGACGGAGACTTCATCCCTGATGAGCCCATCAACCTGTATGCCAACACGGCCGACATCGACTACATAGCGGGCACCAACAACATGGATGgccacatctttgccagcattgACATGCCGGCCATCAACAAGAACAAACAGGAGGTCACCGA TGAGGACTTCTACAAGCTGGTCAGAGGGCTCACCATGATCAAGGGGCTCAGGGGCGCCAACTCCACTTTTGACGTCTACACCAAGCCCTGGGCCCTCGACGCAACACAGGAGACCAAGAAGAAGACTGTGGTGGACTTTGAGACCGACATCCTCTTCCTGGTGCCTACCGAGACTGCTCTGGCCCGACACAGAGCCAATGCCAA gaGTGCCAAAACCTACACCTACCTGTTCTCCCACCCTTCTCGGATGCCCATCTACCCCAAATGGGTGGGGGCTGACCACGCAGATGACATCCAGTATGTCTTTGGCAAGCCCTTCGCCACCCCCCTGGGCTACCGGCCCCAAGACAGGACTGTCTCCAAGGCTATGATCGCCTACTGGACCAACTTTGCCAGAACCGG ggaccccaacatgggacaTTCGGCTGTCCCCATCCACTGGGATCCCTACACCGTGGAGAGTGGCAACTACCTGGAGATCACCAAGAAGATGGACCACAACTCCCTGAAGCAGCACCTGAGGACTGATTACCTGCGCTATTGGGCCGTGACCTACCAGGCACTGCCCACTGTGACCGGAGATGAGGCCGCTCCCGCTCCCCCCTCCGGGGATTCGGAtgcagcccctgctcccccctctgGGGACTCCaatgcccctcctgctcccccctccGGGGATTCAGATGCAGCCCCCGCTCCCCCCTCTGGGGACTCAGAtgcagcccctgctcccccctccgGGGACTCAGATGCAGCCCCCGCTCCCCCCTCTGGGGACTCAGATGCAGCCCCCGCTCCCCCCTCTGGGGACTCAGAtgcagcccctgctcccccctccgAGGACTCTGATGCCGCTCCTGCGCCCCCCTCTGGGGACTCCAATGCCGCTCCCGCTCCTCCCTCTGGGGACTCTGAGGGGGCTCAGATGCCCGTAGTCATTGGCTTCTAA